In Megalobrama amblycephala isolate DHTTF-2021 linkage group LG21, ASM1881202v1, whole genome shotgun sequence, the genomic stretch CACTATTTGTCTGTTTGGCAAATGAAGGATTCCTTCAGATCACTAACCCTAGAAACAGCGACTCTTGACCTGAGGTAACCCCGTCCAGTTGAGTGTTTCTGCTGCAGTAGTTGTCGGGTTTCTCAGCCGGCGGCTCCTGTTCTGTCtgctctctctcgctctctgcaGGTGGTGTTAATATAACAAGGCTTTGGCGGAGCAGACGTCCCGCTGCACCTGAGACTGATGTGTTCACAGGCTCTGAGATCTATAGAAGACGCCACAGTTTACAGCTTTCCTGTGCTGGTGTGTTTGGCTATACAAGCACGCCGAAACTAGTGAAAAGACTcccaacattttattttattttagtttttgtctTTCATATTTACAGATGCTTTAAGTTGAACTGTTTAATCTATTtcttattttatcaaaaaatgctgattaaaaatgctaaataatcatgtttatttcTGAGATAACTCACTAAATTAAACAAGAACATAAAGAGATTAGCAAGCTGTTTGGAAATCAGactctcattttattattttattttatttcatttcattttattatttctttactTGTTTATTTAGTTCTgtcttttaatttcttttatcaaaacttttttttttgcataaaatttaattaaaaatgcaaaatagtcATATTTATTTCTGAGAGAATTTACTAAATTAAACAtgcaacataaaaaaattagCAAGATGCTTAGAAATAAGTGAAAGGAAAAGACtccacaattttattttattctatttatgttatttattgtgcttcattttattttattattttatttctttttcttttactaTTTAAtctcttgttttattttatcgaaactttttttgcataaaatttgatttaaagaaatgcaaaataatcatattttttctGAGATAATAACTCAACGAACATGCAACGtaaagaaaatgttattttatttctttatttcgtattattattattttattttattatttttatttatttcctatatatagtttatagctgtttatttttaaaaaaaaaactatttaatctcttcttttattttatcaactttttttgcataaaatttaaaaaaaatgcaaaataatcatttttttctGAGATCATAACTCACCAAACATGcaatgtaaaaaatgttattttatttttttatttcatatttattttagtttaaaattttttatttagtttagtcTGTCTTTCCTATATACAGTTTATAAACTGTTTATTAAACTACAGTTTATTAAACTAGTTAATCTCTTATTTTATGAAAACTTTTTTTCGCATTAAAACtggattttaaaaaaagcaaaataatcatttttttttctgagataaTAACTCAATAAACATGCAACGTAAAGAGATTAGAAAGCAAGGAAAAGActacaaaattttattttattttatttttgtttaatctGTTTTTCCTATATATAGTTTACAGctgattatatttttttaaaactatttagtctcttattttattttataaaattggattaatgcaaatgcaaaataatCATATATTAGTTTTGAGATAATATCTTGCTAAATTAAACATGCAATTTAAAGTTATTAGCAAGTTTGGAAATCATTGAAAGGAAAAGACTCCAAAAtgctattttatttgttttttttttattttaatttgttttattatatatatatagtctgtGTTTCCTATTTAATTTACAGTTGCTAATTTTATCAATCACGTTTTGTAATAAATCTAcataaaattgaattaaatgctaaataatttaatttaattaggcCAAACTCCAAGCTTTACTAATGAATATTCGCACCTCCTGTTACACAGTTGCTGGTTGTCATTGATTAAGTGAATCAGGGTTTATTGATCTCTGAGATTCACACCATTACAGTCTTCCCTGAACAATCACACGATTCATTAATGCAATCAATATCATTTATAAATAGATAAACCTTAAGAAGTCTTGTGTGAGATGCACTAATGGAGGTGCTCTCAAAACTATTGCTGGATTACGTTACATGCAtgttaaaaaagaaatggcATAAAATAAAGCACACAAATCTGatgcttctttgttcttcacAGACATGATCCAGCCAAGACATTCTCAAAGGAGATTACAGGCCGAGACAAACCTCCTTCCAAAAGATGAATGAAACGGCGCAATATAAGAGGATTCTGGGCAGATTAGGACAGGAACACATAAGGTGAGATATGAAGTGATGAAATATGTTTTGTCAGATTGGTGTCAAGCCGGTCCTGGCCTAGAATCAAGCATAATTGCTTAATCTCTGACCGTTTGATTCTTCTTAACCCAAAACCTGAAGTTCTGTGTGTGCTGAAGCagcatttgagtgtgtttgatGTCTGACAGACATATGAAACTATCACTGGATTACAGTTCTCATTGGACTTCCAAaagttattatttatatatacataaatttggattaaaaatgcaaaacaatcttatttatttctgtgatattTCACTAAATTAAACATGCATAATGCATATTGCATAATTTGTAATAGTAGGCAGTATTCTAGTATTCTATTCCGCACAGATAGAATCTGAATCAGTCAAACCTATTGAACGTCGCCATCTAGTGTTCAGATGCATgatgttattattattctctctCAAATGCTGTTTCCTCTCGATCAGATCATccattaaacaataaaatatcacACTCATCTTCAGTGTATGGTACGACAGCCCAGTATGCATGAAGCATCAGGCAACAATGATGCCATGGCCAAAAATGAGGATACCGTgggacattttatgtttttaaactgGATTCCAGGGACCACAATGGAGTGCTAAGGGGTAGGTGGAAAATTTAAcagtgtaaaaaataaaaaataaaaataagatttaactaactaaattaaattaaaatataataaaagaataataataaaaaataaatttaatttaaattatacatttgataaaaaattatttaaataaaataaaattgtatttttatttgttattttatttaaataaaaaatagataactacataaattaaataaataataaataaaaattattaaaataaataaaaataagattaaacaaactaaataaataaattagattaaaataaaaaataattaaaataaataaaatttaaattaatacatttgattaaaataaaaaataaataataataataataataactacatcattaaaatggttaaaataaataaaaataagattaaacaaactaaatcaataaattagattaaaataagaaattaatttaaaaaaatgtaatttagatttatacatttgattaaataaaataattttacaaaaattatttaaataaaaaataagtaactacataaataaaaaaatattaaaatagataaaaataagattaaacaaactaaataaataattgaataaataaattagattaaaatataaattttatttaaatgaatacatctgattacaaattatttaaataaaatataaataactacataaacaaaaaatattaaaataaataaaaataagattaaacaagctaagtaaataaattatattaaaataaaataattaaaataaatttaatttaaatgaatacatttgattaaaataaaaaataaaataaataaaacgtatttaaataaaaaattaactacataaaaatgattaaaatttcataaaactaaataaataaaactaataaatacaaataagtaaaatgtaaaaatgaataaacaaaaatatacaatatttattttataaaaatattatgattaaaataaattaaattagatttaaataaataatacgtTATACATTCGATTCAAATatgatgataaataaataaatacaatacatctaacagtacagtacagtgagtagaaaatgttataatgtaaaataatagaaataaataaatattttacacagCCTTCATACATGAAACCATTTATTTGCCTTTTAAATTTTAGGATTGGGGTCCTGTGCATGAGGATGATCATATTTGGGGGTCCGTGGCGTCTGAAAGATTGAAAAGCCCTGCGCTAAAGTGCTCTTCTGTGTCGCATGATCAGGTATTTATAGAAGAACTCTGACCTAAATAACCTGCGGTCAATGCCAATGCCCCCCCGAACCTACAGAGgaccaaacaacaacaacactgacTGACAGAAGAAGGTAACGTGAAAATGCAGCAGCTAATAATGTGGACATTACATTTGAAGCTCTTGTAAGTCTGTATGTGCAGCTAAAGAGGgtttgaaaacaaaacattgatTTGCTCATGCTCAGTTTTAGACTTGCACGTGGTGTTATTTACAGTTTTAATCACATGGGCTGCAGATAGTCGGCGTGCAGATCGCAGGTGTTTTCTGTACCAGGTTCTCAGGAGATCTGCCTCATTATCAACATCCACCAAGACAGTGTCATGGATTTGGAACCATCCAGAGGGATTTTTGACGATGATGTGGCGACTCAACTCATGATCGAACAGAGTCTCCTGCAGCGCCACAAGCAATGCCAGATCAAGAGCGCTGTGTCTGGTGACGCCCGCAGGTCAGAGACACTTCCTGCTGTCAGTCAGTTCAGATTCACAGCTGATATCTGAATGAAATGTGCTGTTTTGTGTCTGCAGGATCATTCAGATCAGCCCTGAGAGAGAGAAGATATTCAGTGCAATAAAGCATGGTATGAATAACATATACAGAttatatttcaccccaaaatcaaaaataaaaagaatagaaaagaaaatttattttaattaaattttttttttgagattgtAACAGTATTTTCATGccaaaatacaatttaatttaattgattttagttacaaaatatgtaaataaacaaataaataaatttatgtatacatatattcatataatttattaaattaaaattttatttaaatgataaataaataactatttgattaaaataacattttatttaactaaataaaCAGTATTTTCATACCAAataccatttaatttaatttattttattttagttataaatatataaaataaaaatgtatttaaataaataataaattaaaacaaccacatttcattaaaataaaataattaaaataaataacatttgatttaaataaaaaattaataactacataaatgaaaacatttaattaaaaataaataaattaaaatttatttttgatttaaataaaataaataaatttataaaacaaaataaataagtaaaaccTGACTTAAATAAAGATAGACCATTAagatttgttatatatatatcatctatttatatatatatacacacacacacacacacacacacaaacacacacacatatactgtatatatatatatatatatatatatatatatatatatatatatatatatatatatatatatatatatatatatatatatatttattcctatatttctttctaaagctgctttttaaaaaatgtctatttgatgcttttctcatttaacacaataatgactttaaatgatctcagccaaatttaaaaattagataacattttttaattgcttttaatctaacataatatttaataataataatattatgccaaataatataataataatattttataatatattaataataataataattattattatttatttgtttatttttgagtgATATATGACCTAGACATCTTCATGTCAGGTTTCATGAGTTTCACctgaatatattattaaatacaattattatcaTCACATTTAAATAGTAAATGTAATTTCTCTGCTGAAAATACTTCATTAATTTCATGCTGTGCAGGTTTATGGTAGTTAGTGTTGGTTTGGTGTTAGTCTAGCAGTTTCTCTCAATGGTTTATCAGGTGATGAAAACGCCCTCCGTAAGCTGGCTGTCCATCAGCATGCCTTCTCTGAAGAGGACGACACAGGCTTCCTGCCCTTACATGAGGCCGCCATACAGAACAACCAGAACATCCTCCAGATCACATTCACGGGTTTGTCGTGAGGATGATCATAGTTCATAATGTGTTTTACTCACATCAGGACAGGAGTAACTGTGATTTCATCTGTTCAACAGCCTCTCCTGAGGATGCAAAGCACAGAAAGACTCACATGGGCAAGACCGCTCTCTTCTTAGCTGTGGAAAAAGGTCTTTTGGACAACGCTTGTTTCCTGCTGGACAACGGCAGCAGTCCAGACAGCCTGGATAAAGAGGAAGACTCGCCTCTCGTTGTAGGTCAGAAAAGCCCCTCGTTCTTCAATTGGAGTTACAAATGAGAGGCAGAGTTTGTGAATATATATCCAAATCTTTTTATTCCCACAGCTGTAAGAAATAACCACTATGACATGACAAAGCTTCTGCTCAACTTCAGCGCCAGAGTTAACCAGGAGGGGGCGCACCGCAGGACTGCCCTGCATGAAGCCGCTCGACTGGGCCTGACGGATTTCGTGGATCTGCTGTTGAAGTACGGAGCTCATCCTGATGCCAGAAGCTCCTACGGCCTGACCCCGTTAGCACTGGCTGCACAGGCGGGACACCTGGAGATCATCCGAACGCTTCTCCGGAGAGGTCAGGAGTGAACCGGGATACAGCCCGGGGTTATTAGAGTTcactaaaaactaaaaccataataaaaaataaataaataaataaaaatgaaattaataaagaatgtatagacatataaaaaataacaaaaacacgACACAATTACTagaacttaaattaaaaattaaaaattaaatattaaatattacaaattaaaaaattaaaaaattctaaaaatttctaaaaaattctaaaaaattctaaaaaaagattttctaaaaattaaaaaaataaaactaattcaaaatattaataaaaacaataacagtgtcttaatgatactaaaataacacataaAATATTATCGTAATTATAAGatttattgtgttttgtctAAAAACTTTGGCTCTGTTTCTGTGGTTTGAAAAGCAATGTTTGGCATTtacctgaaataaataaacattaactaaaataaaattaaaaaaatatattaaaaatgtaaacttttttttatttcagttaacgtttatttatttcaaacatTGCTTTGTTTTTAGACAAAACACAATACATCATACATACCCTAACCCtaacgttaactgaaataaaattaaaaatatatatataaaatgtaaactttttttatttcacctacttgcaacatttctcatttttatttactttaactTGACATactaaaaattactaaaaatgaataaaaaaaactgtaactaaaaacttgaactaaaatcaaaattaagacatttattttattgcatgctgtgaatttaaataataataaataaacagataaagtctaataaaataaacattaaatgtgtattttggatgttttctttctattagtctgaaaaaaaaaatgaccaaaattgatcagtgcatgaaaaaaaaacttttgccttaaaatatattaaaatatgtgttttatttccataatatgcatgcaaaataaaatctatattctttatttgtgttaaaatgtTGTATTGTTGCAATTACATATCAGGATTCTTGTTGGGAACTTGCCGATTTTGTTATAAACTTAATGAAATctgtattttaaaacaaaaatgtaactttatatttaatttctttgCATGGAACATCAAATGAGCAGATAATAACAACACTGAttttatgaaattattattCCACGCTGTTAATACCCCAGTGAGAACCGCCCACAATCAAAAACCTACAACTTCCCATgaaggaaaaacaatgaaaagaaGAAAACACCACCACAATACTGATATCCTAACAAACACAGctctttaattaattaattaaggtCTTGAGGATTAGCCAGCGAGTAATATAAGAAGGCCAAAAATGTAATCCAAAAATGGCCAGAAGTGGATCTGCATCAACATTTATGGCAAAGGCATCCCTCAAAGTGTTcgaaaatgtaacttttaacaATGCACAGTCATGcaaacatgtaaataataaaagcGTGTGTTGGTGTTCAGGTGCTGATGTGGAGTCTCAGGCTCAGGATAGCGCAACCATACTGTTTGAGGCGTCTGCTTCAGGAAACCCTGACGTCATATCATTACTGCTGGAGTACGGGGCGGATGCAAACGTGCCCAAACACACGGGACACCTTCCCATCCACAGAGTGGCCCATCGTGGACATGTGAAGTTAGTGCACATATAGGTTACTTCTATGACTGAATGGATGTAATGAAGCATGGTGAAGCttcatattttttatggaaaccatgatacactgtttttaaggattctttgatgaatagaaaattcaaaagaacagtttttatttaaattctaAATCTTCTGCAACattctaaatgtctttactgtaacttttgatcaatttaatgtttcTTTTCAGAATAAAACTCTTCTAAATTGACCGTTTACAAAGACCCGCctcctttagttactgttgctatgtctgTTGCTATGTTtcatgcagtgaaaaatacattgtggaGTAAAGAGGACATTGACAACgtatcgacagacaagacagagcgggttacttttgatatgaagtctcaaattttttatttttaaagaaatttaaacaataaataccattttgtggctctttaatgtgtcgtgacagatcactgtagcgcCTCATGAgccgatcatctcttcttagttaatttatatcatcaaataaacataaatgaaccacatttcaaccacagaaagatgtcagtacgaatcatttttcaagttcaagtccaccgatgttaatctgCGAACTCCCCTGATTGCTTTGTCGGgcaaaatggcggattcagtgttatgattggttagatcgcctgtcaatcaaactcccggcgaagggtcaattagcataacaaatcatgaaacactaataaatctcccacttaacattaatcttgtattatataacacttaattttaacatttactctctTTCGAGTgtcatgggcaaagcatgctgggaaatacaaatcccagcccagtttcagttaaacttaagtttgtctaaattaaaagaaataagttcataaaactcaaaacaatgaaactgttcagtttacttaaagggttagttcaccaaaaaatgaaaattctgtcatttattactcaccctcatgtcgttccacacctgtaagaccttcattaatctttagaacacaaattgagatatttttgatgaaatctgatggttcagtgaggcctgcatagccagcaatgacatttcctctctcaagatccattaatgtactaaaaacatatttaaaccagttcatgtgagtacagtggttcaatattaatattataaagcgacgagaatatttttggtgcaccaaaaaaaacaaaataacgacttatatagtgatggccgatttcaaaacactgcttcaggaagctttggagcgttatgaatcttgtgtcgaatctgctgttcggagcgccaaagtcacgtgatttcagcagtttgacacgtgatccgaatcatgattcgatacgctgattcatttgtgctccgatgctccctgaagcagtgttttgaaatcggccatcactaaataagtcgttattttgtttttttggcgcaccaaaaatattctcatcgctttataatattaatattgaaccactgtactcacatgaactgatttaaatatgtttttagtacattaatggatcttgagagaggaaatgtcattactggctatggaggcctcactgagccatcggatttcaacaaaaatatcttaatttgtgttccgaagatgaatgaaggtcttacgggtgtggaacgacatgagggtgagtaataaatgacattattttcatttttgggtgaactaaccctttaaaatatatcatttctgtgaacttgaaagaaaaagaaaatgctgaatactcataaaagttgatttgactgaactattttgtttaatttaagtttgtcctactcaaaccaattaattattttgagcgttagggtttacaaTGCAGTTATTGCaccaaactgaatcaacactgaactgatttcAAATGAATAATGACTGTTTCCTGTTGTCtatgtagagctgctttacagcagaattgaattctgtttgcatcgattattttcatgtttctCACTGTAAAGCGGCTTTGAAACATCTGTATTGTCTAATTAAAGctctatataaataatgttgagTTGAGGTCGTGTGCGCAGGGCTCTGGCTCTCCTGATTCCCATCACGTCGTGGGAGGCGGTGGATGACAGTGGAATCAGTCCTCTTCATTCAGCAGCGGCTGGAGGACACACACAGTGTCTGGAGATGCTGCTGAAAGCTGGTTACGACCCCAACTTCATGCTTCACCCATGGGTGCGGCGCAGCTATGATGACAAGCGCCAATCTGCGCTGTACTTCGCCGTATCCAATGACGACATCGCCTCCGCCAGAGTTTTACTGGAGGCTGGAGCGATGCCCAACCAGGACCCCGTCAAATGCCTCCAGGTGGCGCTGCGTCTGGGCAACTATGAGCTTATCAACATGTTGCTTCGATATGGAGCCAATGTGAATTACTTCTGCAGGGTGAACACCACTCACTTCCCCTCGGCCTTACAGTACGCTCTGAAGGACGAGGTGGTGCTGCGGATGCTGTGTAACTATGGTTACGATGTGGAGCGATGCTTTGACTGTCCGTACGGGGACGGATCACATGTGCCTGATGGTTATGAGGGCTGGAGTGATACTGTCATTAAAGACACCCTGGTGACTCACTTCAGAgagtttgattttgacatttGATTCAATGTTTTGAACTTGTTTTGAATGCTCTTCTCCTCTCTCTGTAGTTCTGTGAGGTCATTTGTGTTTCATGGCTGAAGCATCTCACAGGAAGCGTGGTCCGCATCATGCTGGATTACGTAGATCACGCGACCTTTTGCTCCAAACTGAAGGCTGTGCTCATGGAGCAAAAACAGTGGACTGAAATATGTCAAATTCAAGGTATgtacagtaatatatatatatatatatatatataattttttgatatattttttttatgtaaatcagcagtaaaaacacaatacaaattatatatatatatatatatatatatatatatatatataatttattta encodes the following:
- the asb14a gene encoding dynein axonemal heavy chain 12; this translates as MDLEPSRGIFDDDVATQLMIEQSLLQRHKQCQIKSAVSGDARRIIQISPEREKIFSAIKHGDENALRKLAVHQHAFSEEDDTGFLPLHEAAIQNNQNILQITFTASPEDAKHRKTHMGKTALFLAVEKGLLDNACFLLDNGSSPDSLDKEEDSPLVVAVRNNHYDMTKLLLNFSARVNQEGAHRRTALHEAARLGLTDFVDLLLKYGAHPDARSSYGLTPLALAAQAGHLEIIRTLLRRGADVESQAQDSATILFEASASGNPDVISLLLEYGADANVPKHTGHLPIHRVAHRGHVKALALLIPITSWEAVDDSGISPLHSAAAGGHTQCLEMLLKAGYDPNFMLHPWVRRSYDDKRQSALYFAVSNDDIASARVLLEAGAMPNQDPVKCLQVALRLGNYELINMLLRYGANVNYFCRVNTTHFPSALQYALKDEVVLRMLCNYGYDVERCFDCPYGDGSHVPDGYEGWSDTVIKDTLFCEVICVSWLKHLTGSVVRIMLDYVDHATFCSKLKAVLMEQKQWTEICQIQENVRCLQHLCRLKIRACLGRLRLRAPIFMSFLPLPDRLKQYILYREYDLYSQKSQTQSK